gcatttctttctccctcccattctcccccaccccaaagCAGATTTCTCTAACAACCCGCCCTGGATTCCGTGTTTCTACTTCCTAACAAAAACTTAGGGCAGACACATTATACATACCGCATGGAAGACTAAGGACAGAGATTTTGTGAAAGGGAGAGCTGCCATTAGCCAGTGAATCTTAAAGACATCATTActgggaagacaaaaaaaaagcatcaattAAAAACCAGCAGTAAAAACTTCATAATTTCTTAACCTCCAACTTGATAACTGTAGAACAGTCTGAAACAACGATACTGATAGATATAGCTGTTTTCAACTACAAAGTGTATGTATTAGGCATACAACGTTGGGCCAGATTTGGAGTTTTAAGTGACTAAATCTGACTGTGAATTGGGCATTATAAAAggaggaatgaaaaataaaaatcaagcaagAAGTCCATACTTCTTGCTGACCCCAAACGAGCCTGCTCACCTGCGTTTACGAAGTATGTGGATCCACGCGGTCCcagacaggaaaaagaagataGCCATGGAAATGTAAAGTTTTGGCAGAGGGATCTCACCCGCTGAGAGGTAGCTTTCAGGGTTCTTCTCCGTAATTTCTATCTAAATATTACAGGTATGTTATGTGTACAGCTGAAAAAACGTTTTGTTAAAGCACTGACTTACAGTTCACAATCAAATTTCCTCAGTTTAAAAGTTGCTTTTCTGAAGTGGTGACTGCTATGAGACTCctaaagaaaaaactaaaagcAGCTCTTCATCCTCAACAATCAACATTTGCAAGATTACGCCCACAATAATAATTTccttgaaaagcagaaaaggacaGAAGTTGCTTCCAGTGCTtcagaaaggcaaaataatttttccaaagAATAGCTGTTCTATATATCAAACTTCAGAGTTTGCCCATGTTTGATCCAGAAACAGCATCTAGAACCTTGCATAAACAAGCAGGTTTTTTGCATAGTCCCAATTTTAGGTGTGGAGAGTGTCACACACAGCTGAAATGCGATTTTTTGAGCACAGCAAAACACGAACAGCTGTTTTAGCTCCCATCTTATTACAGCACATAGTCACAACTGTGTAGACTAAACCCAGCCCACACACagatttcagattttcagaCATTTCTTCAAAActagtattttatttctcctgaaTGTCattgcttccttcagaaatgccaCTACAGAGATGAAACATGCAACTCTGAATCACTTCCCACCCCATATATACACTCGTACACTGCATGCTTGGCATACAAGAATGGAAAGCTACACGTTTCAGTCTAAGTGAATGAGTGAGTTGTATTTTACAAGCTATACTCACATCAAGACTAAATAGCTGCTGATCATTAGCCGGTCCATTATCAGCAACACATTTATGGAAATACAGGCTGTAGAGACCTTCTTGGTTATCAGAGCTGATGttaaaaaagaactgaaaagaagGAATAGGAAAGTCAGCATTCTTTTCATTCACAACAGGGTTGCCCTGGTAAGAAGCCATCTCCAGTGAGGCATGAAAATAGTCACTTAGGGTCAGCTGGTTCCTTTCAGCAAGTACACTGTTCTGAGGATACCAGCGTATCTGTGAGTTTTAACAGAATTCCAGATGCAAAAATCATTGCACCCATCTATGATAATGCACTCTGGTAATCTGAGACCTTTAGGTATCAGTGTTTAACTTAGTTTGCCACAGAGAAAAGATAATAAGAACTGTCATATATTTAACACAGCAAAGGGTAACATTTTGATCATGCTTGCCCTAAAGCCTAAGTAGCTATTCTGTTCCTCCCCCAATTATAAAAATTGGGATAGCTATGGAAATGAGATTTGTGTGACataacagaatttaaaatgtgtttgtcaGAAGTGAACCAGTGTGCTGAAACAAAGCATTCATCTGGCTTCACAGAGAATATCTTCCCCTTAAGTGAGTCAGTCAGGTTACAGCTATTCGTTAGAATTCCACATGCACTAGTTGCATCACTGTAAACTTCAATATGCTGAGGTTCACATACTAAGATACTTTAGAAGAACTGCATCATACCAAAGACAGCTTAAAATAACTCCTACACCTTATGAAGTAAGAGATTTTCGGCACTTAATGAGTGTGTACTCAAAAACTTACTGAGCAATCAGAGGCATCTATACCAGAGACATGGGGATTacagcagggagcagcagaCCTTTCATAAAATAGTACAGCAAAGGAACTGCCTGCACACATTAAGACCAGACACGGACAGACACCCtacctgaaatgaaaatgttcctTTGTCATTGTGAATAGGATGTTCTTGCTCTATTATgttctgggaaaagaaaagatacttttagattttttttaaaacagatagCTACCACATTTGGCTACATCATCCAGACAATCAAAACAGCATTCTGCATATTCACAGTGGAAGCTGAGAGCAACAGAAACTAATACTCTCCACTTCCTGTCCATGCTTATATTGGAATATTCCCCCAGGTTCTTTCTGAAAGAGAACAGCAGATAGTTTCTTACCTGTGAGGATGTTGTACTTGGTTTGGACTTTGCACCTACAGATAAAAGTATTAATTGTACATTTAGAGTGTTTGCACTTACACATCCCCATAGAGTACCACCTTTTGCACACTACCAATCCCCTCCTCCAATCTTCCTACACTTGTCTGCGTGGCAGTTTCCTAGATAATCATTAACAGAGATTCTTTCCCAGTCCCTCCTTGCTCTCCCAGGACTCTTGTTACAAGTAACATTCATTCCAAACGCATCCTCAAATGCCAGGACAGGCTTATCTGCTATTACGCACAGACAACGCgccaaacacacacagatgtgaGCTGCTAAGTCAGTATCTTTCTAACTTGGGAAACTAAAATTGACAGGAGACTTCTAGAGAGCAGCATGTCAAGCTCACACTTTCACTCCACTCCTATAAGAAGCTTTTCAAACAAAGTCATCGCATTCTACCAGGAAGCAAAAGTTCAAAACGGATGCTTTGCTTTCAGCTCCTGCACCTCAGTGCAGTGTCAATGTGGATGCTACGCTTCTGAACGCAGGAAAACGCAAAACTAGGGCTGTCAGATCAACTATCTTCAGTGCCATACAGCTTCAGTTCTTGACTTGTTGGAACAACTACGCAAAATTCTCAACAACAGCAAAGCTTGTGAACGTGACTGCCCAAGACAGACTCAGACTGCTAAGCAGTCTGATCTGAAGTCTAAACTCTTCCACGAAGGGATCACATGAACTGTAGCCTATGAGCTAATCCCATCAGAGCTGAGATTACAAAATGGTTTTGTCTGCTGGACTGGAAGCCAGACAAAGATCTGGGCCTCCATGAAAGATTACTGGGATATTTACTTCTCCATCCCCATCGCTTCTAAATGACAGACTAGATTTCAACTCTTTAGATACATACATACAAACATACAAATGCTGGTTGGAAGGGACTGGTGAAGGTATTTCATCCAACTTCCAACAAGGAACTAGCAGTGAGAGCACATATAGGTCAGGTTTAGCAGGCTTACCTTCTCTGTCTATATTTTGGTTGGTCTTTGCAGGAGTTTTACCAGAATCGCTGCTCTGTTCAGAAGTTTTTAGTGGCTTGGTATTTAAGGCAGTAACATTTTCCTCAGACACAAACGAAATTTTAGGTAAAGAATCAGCTTCTGCAGAGAACCGTACTTTCACACTAaataagcaaagagaaaaaagcaaattaacatTAATAAAGAGGCTGTCATAGCCTACATATACCAAATAAAATCAACTtgtcttgacttttttttaaccatAGAGAACAGGCAAGCACCAGTTCTTAACTTACAGCAGCCCTGCACTGAACTGATCACTGTGGGGCAGTTTATATGTCCACATCAAATACaagaacagctgaagaaaaataagtttattcCGTTTTGGTAACCAGGGTCTCATTAGACACGTTTCCACATAgtttttcttgcaaaaaaaagCAATACAGTGTTGAAGGTACTTCCATAAACTAGATAATTCAAAACAATAGAAGAGCAAATTCAGTGCAAGAGCTGAAAAAGTGACCCAAGACCTCATGCTTTCAGCACAATTAAGGGATGATTCTTTGCCCAATGACCCCATATCTCTCCAACACACAGCAGGAATTCTTGGACCATTCTATACTGcagggtttttctttctttcactctcacCTTCCCTCAACTCTCATATAACctattcaaaataaattacatgcaCAGCAGTTTTCCAAGCCCTTACAGAAATTTCACAAGTGATATGTTAGCTTCAACTACAGGAGTAACTTTAAAACATAGCGTACACTATTTACTCACACTGCAGTTGTGAGGTCCAGACGTAAGATTACAACCGAAACATCTTTCTCTGGTTCCTTATTCAAGATACAATAATCCACTTCTTCATCCTGGTAAGGTAAGCAAAACATCTTTGAAGTGTGCTCCTGTTTGTAAGAAATGGGACACGTCGCCCTCGCCAGGTAGAAGTTACTATTCTTAGTCCAGCAAGTTGTAAAACTGAATTATCCTTAACAAGCTGCCCATGTCTAAAGGCCAGCCTCCCCCCgctttaattttgcatttcttcccACCATTCCTGGATTGAAGcaggctgtggggtgcccccgGCTTAGAAAAGGAAGTTCACATCTCTTACACTTACCAGGTAAGTGGAGAATCCATCATTCCTTGTTCGATCCAAACTGAACCCCACCTACGAGACAATTAAAAAGAATGTCAAATTAAACCAGGTTCCCCCAGTATCAAAAGCCAAACCACCGCAATAGTCATACTGCTCtctaaataaattatgtttaaGGCAGAATCCAGGTATTCTCATTAgctaattaaacagaaaaaagattCAAATATAATAAACTTGCTGCTTCATCCACATCCACCTAgaataaaatatatactgaTTCAAGGCCAAACTAACGTGGAGTACCTTCTGAACACAGGTTTTCTAAGCAGTCCTCTGGTTAGAATTTAACCCTGTCACTGGGCTCAAGGTCACTTACTGATACGCTTTCCTTGCCATCAGGGCCCACGGGTGGCTTCAATGAAAGGTTGCTGACATTGACTTTCATGAAACCATCCTTGAAGAAGCCAAAAGTATTCAGGTGCACCTTCTGTCTCACATCATCCTGTAAGAAAGGAAAGTTTATAAATCACATACACAGTcatctgcagcagcaaagaagcagagggacagagacTGACACTGAAATATTCATGCAAAACATGTACCTGATCATACAAAGAGCAATTTTTCAGGATACCTCCAGATATAACCAACTATTTCACTGGAATTGACCAACTCTCCCAATAACCTGAACAGCAAGAACTTTAAGTAAATGTGTCTTTGCTAATTACCTGGCTATACTACTGAGGAATATGCAAGAAAAGAGTCTGGAAGAAACTGAATATCTGGCATCACTgattaaacaaaatattgctACCAAAAATAGACAGTAGACAAATGAAGACAACTCTTGTTTGAACACTAGCTGCTGTCATTGCAACAGAATGAAGAAGTAACTGCCCATAGTGATCTTGTCTACTGAGAGCTGCGTTTGGCCAAGTGTTTAACAGGTAGCACAGCGTATTGTCATCCCATCAGAGCTTCTGTGTTAGGCTGGGTCCCTGCTTGGATAAACACACACTGGGAAATTATGGGTATTGTATACATGAGAAAATGTCTTACGTAGTCCCATTCCTTCAAATTGTTTTTTGCAAGGCCTTGTGTCTTATAAGTAGGATAAACACCAAACACTGGCTATGTGAGTTCAAACAGCATCACTTGGGTTAGTTTCTCTAACAGGAAAATTCCAACACCCTCCTCAACTCCCAGCCTTGGTTGCAGAACAATTTACTTCCTCAGTCTGGCAAGGAAACTATAGAAATCCATCCCTTTCCACGCCTTGCTCAGCTGATGAAGGTTCAAGTACAGtaaccactttttaaaaatactgaggtCACGAAGAACCTCACATGAAAAGTAGTAAACATTACACACAGCTGCCACATCAGATGAGGAAAGGTCACATCCCTGTTACTTTGCATTCATAAATCAATAAATAGGTATGCAGTTGGACTCTAAATGCAACTGGATCATTaactggaagaaaagcagaaacagagcaacaaaaaaaataaaaagcaagtttaAAGTGTGATTTAAAGCACTTTTACAAGTTGTCATGAAGAGAAAATATagtttcttcctcctgtttctTTTAGGAAAAGGTAACCAGATCACAGAATACTCTAAGCAGAGAAGTCAGCTGCTAAAGGCAACCAAACTGTTCCAGACAGTACTGGAGTACTGGAACACTGAGCTAAGAATTGTACAAGTACACTAagttctcctccttcctttacTCCCAGTATCAATTTTGACAGCTCCGCATAAAACATTCCTGACGCATAAATATCACTCACTGTAAGAGCAGGACGTTAATCCTGACTCAGTTAACCTGTAATCCAGCTGGAATGAGATCGTCCTAATAGAATCAAGTTAACCTGGCAAATAACCAGCTGGTTGCCTTAATgctcagaagaggaaaaaacagctaGTGACACACGGCTCCCAGCAGATGCTTTGTTCAGGGTATTACAGCTGGGCTGTGTTCGGGTTCTAGGTCACTTAACATGCTTGAGCAAGAGCCCATCTGGTTCATTTAACGCTGCTTTCAGAGTAGTTTCCCAGTCAGAACAGAAGATTAATACCAGCTCTTTGCAGAACGCATCATGTGTGTTTTAACCACATCTGGACAGATGACCACTAGTCTGGGTGACTGGGTAGAGGGGaatatgggggggacacagtgTCATCCAGCCACAAGGTGTTTTGCACCTTAAACAGGACCAGAGATGGCTGCTTGATTCAGAGGACTTGCAAAAGCTATTTCGTTCAATTTATTTACTCTGCCAGTTCACTAATACACTCCCCACCAACAAGAgataattaatatttaacacTTTCCTCCCTGATTTTATCTCAGCTTTGAGTGCTTAGAGTTTACAGATTTAGATCACA
This region of Columba livia isolate bColLiv1 breed racing homer chromosome 19, bColLiv1.pat.W.v2, whole genome shotgun sequence genomic DNA includes:
- the GPR107 gene encoding protein GPR107 isoform X1, yielding MAARGAGAVLARAAVLLGLGLLWAGPAGARVHHLTLKDDVRQKVHLNTFGFFKDGFMKVNVSNLSLKPPVGPDGKESVSVGFSLDRTRNDGFSTYLDEEVDYCILNKEPEKDVSVVILRLDLTTAVVKVRFSAEADSLPKISFVSEENVTALNTKPLKTSEQSSDSGKTPAKTNQNIDREGAKSKPSTTSSQNIIEQEHPIHNDKGTFSFQFFFNISSDNQEGLYSLYFHKCVADNGPANDQQLFSLDIEITEKNPESYLSAGEIPLPKLYISMAIFFFLSGTAWIHILRKRSNDVFKIHWLMAALPFTKSLSLVFHAIDYHYISSQGFPIEGWAVVYYITHLLKGALLFITIALIGTGWAFIKHILSDKDKKIFMIVIPLQVLANVAYIIIESTEEGTTEYGLWKEILFLVDLLCCGAILFPVVWSIRHLQEASATDGKAAINLAKLKLFRHYYVMIVCYIYFTRIIAILIKIAVPFQWKWLYQLLDEMATLVFFVLTGYKFRPASDNPYLQLSQDDEDDLEMEAVVTTSGVMEGMKKVKKVVNGSAEPRGEWESTA
- the GPR107 gene encoding protein GPR107 isoform X2, with the protein product MAARGAGAVLARAAVLLGLGLLWAGPAGARVHHLTLKDDVRQKVHLNTFGFFKDGFMKVNVSNLSLKPPVGPDGKESVSVGFSLDRTRNDGFSTYLDEEVDYCILNKEPEKDVSVVILRLDLTTAVVKVRFSAEADSLPKISFVSEENVTALNTKPLKTSEQSSDSGKTPAKTNQNIDREGAKSKPSTTSSQNIIEQEHPIHNDKGTFSFQFFFNISSDNQEGLYSLYFHKCVADNGPANDQQLFSLDIEITEKNPESYLSAGEIPLPKLYISMAIFFFLSGTAWIHILRKRSNDVFKIHWLMAALPFTKSLSLVFHAIDYHYISSQGFPIEGWAVVYYITHLLKGALLFITIALIGTGWAFIKHILSDKDKKIFMIVIPLQVLANVAYIIIESTEEGTTEYGLWKEILFLVDLLCCGAILFPVVWSIRHLQEASATDGKAWQFSWPVIAPVGGSY